The Antennarius striatus isolate MH-2024 chromosome 23, ASM4005453v1, whole genome shotgun sequence genome has a segment encoding these proteins:
- the six7 gene encoding SIX homeobox 7 gives MFPLPMFTPDQVARVCENLEETGDIERLGRFLWSLPAAVPGSAGEALNRHESVMRARALVAFHGGNFDALYQILQSHRFTRESHAKLQDLWLDAHYREAERLRGRPLGPVEKYRIRKKFPLPRTIWDGEQKTHCFKERTRSLLREWYLQDPYPNPSRKRHLAQATGLTPTQVGNWFKNRRQRDRAASAKNRLQQDPSLLPSDNSPDSAHQERGHRPRLLHASPRLLGSPEASDCSTETERRGTGASTPDISVSSDSEFES, from the exons ATGTTTCCGCTGCCGATGTTCACCCCGGATCAGGTCGCACGGGTGTGTGAGAACTTGGAGGAGACCGGGGACATCGAGCGCCTCGGCAGGTTCCTCTGGTCCCTCCCCGCCGCCGTCCCCGGCTCCGCGGGGGAAGCGCTAAACCGACACGAATCCGTGATGAGAGCGAGGGCGCTGGTCGCCTTCCACGGAGGGAACTTCGACGCGCTTTACCAGATCCTCCAGAGCCACAGGTTTACGCGCGAATCGCACGCCAAGCTGCAGGACCTGTGGTTGGACGCGCACTACAGGGAGGCAGAGAGGCTGCGGGGGCGGCCCCTGGGCCCCGTGGAGAAGTACCGGATCCGCAAGAAGTTCCCTCTGCCCCGCACCATCTGGGATGGAGAGCAGAAGACGCATTGCTTCAAG GAAAGAACCCGCAGTTTGTTGAGAGAGTGGTACCTCCAGGACCCGTACCCCAACCCGTCCAGGAAACGCCACCTGGCCCAGGCCACGGGGCTCACGCCCACGCAGGTGGGCAACTGGTTCAAGAACCGCCGGCAGAGAGACCGCGCCGCGTCTGCCAAGAACAG GCTCCAGCAGGATCCGTCCCTCCTCCCATCGGACAACTCCCCCGACAGCGCCCACCAGGAACGCGGCCATCGCCCCCGTTTGTTGCACGCCTCCCCCCGCCTCCTGGGCAGCCCGGAGGCCAGCGACTGCAGCACGGAGACGGAGCGCAGGGGGACGGGAGCCTCCACCCCGGACATCTCCGTCAGCAGCGACAGCGAATTCGAGTCCTGA
- the b4gat1 gene encoding beta-1,4-glucuronyltransferase 1: protein MHLSKKCSPFKVVLSALLIVALLQLIYLSFLSKFHGKQQRYRYSELFGGSGGKKDGHPEKNSRKERLRYSLSTGGIFDSSGQYRVYKNLIKSDFTSNLKPGSDPNSNLLALATHTTINNLHHLESLVDRWHNPISVAIFAHGQDVKFATALVYALSFFCPQIQALTDFHLVCLSGEMAGFPEKDHEHFAGLEDCASVFSRLETYRDKYMNYAIGGNISYPNNLLRNVARGGTEASYILVVDIDMMPSGDLHQQFLGLISRREPADDEVFVLPAFEIRHARKMPATKAELVQLYQVGEVRPFYEELCPRCQAPTNYSQWVNSRVKDTGSLEVAYTLTWVDPWEPFYIGPRTVPLYDENFKQYGFNRISQACELHVAGFKFPVLSSAFVVHRGFKIQGEFHARKDEENKRNRVLFRSFKEGLKTKYPSSDRRC from the exons ATGCATCTCTCCAAGAAATGTTCCCCCTTCAAAGTGGTGCTGAGTGCCCTGCTGATCGTGGCGCTCCTGCAGCTCATTTATTTATCCTTCCTGTCCAAGTTCCACGGGAAGCAGCAGCGCTACCGATACTCCGAGCTCTTCGGGGGCTCCGGGGGCAAGAAAGATGGACACCCGGAGAAAAACTCGCGGAAGGAGCGCCTGAGGTACTCCCTGTCCACAGGTGGGATATTCGACAGCAGTGGGCAGTACAGGGTTTACAAGAACTTGATCAAAAGTGACTTCACCTCCAACTTGAAGCCTGGATCTGACCCTAACTCGAACCTGCTGGCTCTGgccacacacaccaccatcaaCAACCTGCATCACCTGGAGTCTCTGGTGGACAGGTGGCACAACCCCATCTCTGTGGCCATCTTCGCCCACGGCCAGGATGTGAAGTTCGCCACGGCTCTGGTTTACGCTCTCAGCTTCTTCTGCCCTCAGATCCAAGCCCTCACAGACTTCCACCTGGTCTGCCTCTCAGGAGAGATGGCCGGCTTCCCTGAGAAGGATCACGAGCATTTCGCGGGGCTTGAGGACTGTGCGTCTGTGTTTTCCAGGCTGGAGACATACAGAGACAAGTACATGAACTACGCCATCGGGGGAAACATCTCCTATCCGAACAACCTCCTTCGGAACGTCGCCCGAGGCGGAACGGAGGCGTCCTACATCCTGGTGGTCGACATCGACATGATGCCCAGCGGCGATCTGCACCAGCAGTTCCTGGGTCTGATCTCGAGGCGTGAGCCGGCAGACGATGAGGTGTTCGTCTTGCCCGCCTTCGAGATCCGACACGCCAGGAAGATGCCAGCCACCAAAGCCGAGTTGGTTCAGCTCTACCAAGTCGGAGAGGTCCGGCCGTTCTACGAGGAGCTCTGCCCTCGCTGTCAGGCCCCCACCAACTACTCCCAGTGGGTCAACAGCCGGGTGAAGGATACGGGCTCGCTGGAGGTGGCCTACACTCTCACCTGGGTGGACCCCTGGGAGCCTTTCTACATCGGCCCCCGCACCGTACCCCTCTATGATGAGAACTTCAAGCAGTATGGCTTCAATCGAATCAGTCAG GCCTGCGAGCTGCACGTGGCCGGATTCAAGTTTCCGGTCCTGAGCTCGGCCTTCGTGGTGCATCGAGGTTTCAAGATCCAGGGGGAGTTCCACGCCAGGAAGGACGAGGAGAACAAACGCAACAGGGTTCTATTCCGTAGCTTCAAAGAGGGCCTGAAAACCAAATACCCATCCTCTGACAGACGATGTTGA
- the pfdn2 gene encoding prefoldin subunit 2, with protein sequence MAANSSNTGSKSSSSTGGKQSGPSAEQVVATFQKMRQEQRNLASKAAEMEMEMNEHSLVIETLKDVDASRKCFRLVGGVLVERTVKEVLPALENHKEQISKIIESLNTKMQSKGRELTEYRERYNIRLVGEGEGEAQNQSAASSGDSEGGGSKSAAGVLVS encoded by the exons ATGGCAGCCAACAGTAGCAACACGGGTAGCAAATCCAGCAGCTCCACGGGTGGAAAGCAGTCCGGCCCATCGGCCGAACAG GTGGTGGCAACATTTCAGAAGATGCGTCAGGAGCAACGCAATTTGGCCTCCAAAGcagcagagatggagatggagatgaacGAGCACAG TTTAGTAATTGAGACCCTGAAGGACGTGGATGCTTCGAGGAAATGCTTTCGTCTTGTCGGAGGGGTGTTGGTGGAGCGGACGGTTAAAGAGGTTCTACCAGCCTTGGAAAACCATAAAGAACAG ATCTCCAAAATAATCGAGTCCCTCAACACAAAGATGCAGTCGAAAGGACGGGAGCTTACAGAGTACAGGGAACGCTACAACATCCGTTTGGTGGGAGAGGGCGAAGGAGAGGCACAAAACCAGTCAGCAGCATCTTCCGGGGACAGCGAAGGTGGCGGTTCTAAAAGTGCAGCTGGCGTTTTAGTGTCGTAG
- the klc2 gene encoding kinesin light chain 2 has translation MSTMVYPREEALERLSQDEIVLNTKAVMQGLETLRGEHAQLLNSLLDCTQPPAAQEKSGLLRKSLEAIDLGLGEAQVIIALSSHLSAVESEKQKLRAQVRRLCQENQWLRDELAGTQHKLQRSEQSVAQLEEEKKHLEFMNQIKKFDDDVSPSEEKGQNSGGGGGSGGDASKDSLDDLFPNDDDQGPAQPSGEAAAQQGCYEIPARLRTLHNLVIQYASQGRYEVAVPLCKQALEDLEKTSGHDHPDVATMLNILALVYRDQNKYKEAAHLLNDALAIREKTLGKDHPAVAATLNNLAVLYGKRGKYKEAEPLCKRALEIREKVLGKFHPDVAKQLNNLALLCQNQGKYDEVEYYYRRALEIYESKLGADDPNVAKTKNNLATCYLKQGKFKDAETLYKEILTRAHEKEFGSVNNDNKPIWMHAEEREESKGLLRDCDPYLEYGTWYKACKVDTPTVNTTLKSLGALYRRQGKLEAAETLEECASKSRKQGIDAINQSKVVELLKDGGAGGADRRHCREGINGPGGQRGESEGDDSAEWNGDGNGSLRRSGSFGKIRDALRRSSEMLVKKLQGSGPQEPRNPGLKRASSLNFLNKSNEEVAQDSSSGFSDCRGLSASNVDLTRRSSLIG, from the exons ATGTCCACCATGGTGTATCCGCGTGAAGAAGCCCTGGAGCGCCTGAGCCAGGATGAGATCGTCCTGAACACCAAAGCCGTCATGCAGGGCCTGGAGACGCTGCGAGGGGAACACGCCCAGCTGCTCAACTCGCTGCTGGACTGCACCCAGCCGCCCGCCGCGCAGGAGAAATCCGGCCTCCTCCGCAAGAGTCTGGAGGCCATCGATCTGGGCCTGGGGGAGGCGCAGGTGATCATCGCCCTGTCCAGCCACCTCAGCGCCGTGGAGTCGGAGAAGCAGAAGCTGCGCGCTCAGGTGCGCCGCCTCTGCCAGGAGAACCAGTGGCTGCGGGACGAGCTGGCGGGGACGCAGCACAAGCTGCAGCGCAGCGAGCAGAGCGTGgcccagctggaggaggagaagaaacacCTGGAGTTCATGAACCAGATCAAGAAGTTCGACGACGACGTGTCGCCGTCGGAGGAGAAAGGACAGAACTCCGGCGGTGGCGGCGGAAGCGGAGGAGACGCTTCAAAAGACAGTCTGGATGATCTGTTCCCCAACGATGACGACCAGGGACCAG CCCAGCCCAGCGGAGAAGCGGCGGCGCAGCAGGGATGCTACGAGATCCCGGCGCGCCTCAGGACGCTCCACAACCTGGTGATCCAGTACGCGTCCCAGGGGCGGTACGAGGTCGCCGTGCCGCTGTGCAAACAGGCCCTGGAGGACCTGGAGAAGACGTCCGGTCACGATCACCCCGACGTGGCCACCATGCTCAACATCCTGGCCCTGGTGTACCG ggaTCAGAACAAGTATAAAGAAGCAGCTCACCTCCTGAACGACGCCTTGGCCATCAGAGAGAAGACGCTGGGGAAGGATCACCCGGCCGTGGCGGCGACCCTCAACAACCTGGCTGTTCTGTACGGGAAGAGAGGCAAATACAAGGAGGCGGAACCTCTGTGCAAGAGAGCGCTGGAGATCAGAGAGAAG GTTTTGGGGAAGTTCCACCCGGACGTGGCGAAGCAGCTCAACAACCTGGCCCTGCTGTGTCAGAACCAGGGCAAGTACGACGAGGTGGAGTACTACTACAGACGGGCGCTGGAGATCTACGAGTCCAAACTGGGGGCCGACGACCCCAACGTGGCCAAGACCAAAAACAAcctg GCGACCTGCTACCTGAAACAGGGGAAGTTCAAGGACGCGGAGACGCTCTACAAAGAGATCCTGACCAGAGCTCACGAGAAGGAGTTTGGATCCGTCAACA atgacaacaAGCCGATCTGGATGCACGccgaggagagagaggagagtaAG gGACTGCTCAGAGACTGCGATCCTTATCTGGAATATGGAACCTGGTATAAAGCCTGCAAGGTGGACAC ccCCACTGTGAACACAACTCTGAAAAGTTTGGGAGCTCTGTACCGTCGTCAGGGCAAACTGGAGGCGGCGGAGACGCTGGAGGAGTGCGCCAGCAAGTCCCGTAAACAG gGCATCGACGCCATCAACCAGAGCAAAGtggtggagctgctgaaggACGGGGGGGCCGGAGGGGCCGACCGGCGACACTGCAGGGAAGGAATCAACGGGCCGGGGGGACAGCGAGGGGAGAGCGAGGGCGACGACTCCGCCGAGTGGAACGGG GACGGGAACGGATCTCTGCGTCGCAGCGGCTCCTTCGGGAAGATCCGCGACGCCCTGAGGAGGAGCAGCGAGATGCTGGTGAAGAAGCTGCAGGGGAGCGGACCGCAAGAACCCCGTAACCCAGG ACTGAAGAGAGCGAGCTCCCTCAACTTCCTGAACAAGAGCAACGAGGAGGTGGCGCAG gaCTCCAGCTCCGGATTCTCAGACTGCAGGGGCCTGAGCGCCAGCAACGTGGACCTAACCAGACgcagctctctgattggctaa